The Candidatus Omnitrophota bacterium DNA segment GTAGGCGTAGCCATAGGAGCGACTGTTTTAAATTTTCCTAAAGAAAATCTTATAAAAGCCTTGGTTTTAGCTTTGGGTATTGGTATTCAAAACATACCTGAGGGATTTGCGGTATCTATTGCCTTACGCAGAGAAAAACTTTCACGTTTCAGAAGTTTCTGGTACGGGCAACTTTCGGGAATTGTTGAGCCTATTTTTGCAGTAATCGGTTGTTTAGCCACAATCCATATGCGTTATCTACTTCCTTATGCCCTGGGTTTTGCTGCGGGAGCAATGATTTTTGTGGTGGTAGAGGAAGTTATTCCAGAAGCACAACGCAATGGAAATACCGACTTAGCCACCTTAGGAACGATTTTAGGATTTATCTTAATGATGATTTTGGATAATGCTTTCGGCATATAGAATATGAAGGTGAATTTAGCTAAATCAGCAGGATTTTGTTTTGGGGTAAAGAGAGCAATTGAAATTGCTAAAAAGGTGGCTTCAAACAATAAAAAGGTTTTTATTTTCGGAGAAATTGTACATAATGAGCAGGTTTCCCAAAAGCTTTATAAATTAGGTATAAGAAAATTAGAAAGGTTAAAGAACGGAAAAGAAAAAATTTTGCTTATCCGTGCTCATGGTGTAGGAAAAAATATTCTTAAAAGAGCAAGGGAGGAGGGATATAAGATTGTAGACGCAACTTGCCCGATGGTAAAAGAGATTCATAAGATTGCTAAGGAAGAGGAGAAAAGGGAAAGAAAAATTATCGTTGTGGGAGATAAAAACCATGATGAGGTTTTAGGTATCATTGGACAATTAAAAACCGCTCCTATAGTAATTGATCCGAAAGAGAAAATAGGCATAAGAAAGATTAGAAAGATAAACAGAGCATCGGTAGTAGTGCAATCTACTCAGGATATAGAACAGATTGAAAAGATAAGAGGAATAATGGAAAAATATATTAAAGATTTAAAGTTCTTTAATACCGTCTGCAAACCTACCCGTATAAAACAAGAAGAGATAAAGACTTTACCTCGGGAAAATGATTTGGTGCTTATTATTGGTTCTAGTACAAGTGCCAATACTAAAAGGTTGTATGAGATTGCCAAAAAGATAAATAAAAATACCTTTTGGATAAATAACAAAAAGGATATAAAACCCGAATGGTTTCAAGGAATAAATTCTATTGGGGTTACTGCCGGAGCCTCTACTCCTGAAGAAACTATCAGGGAAGTTGTGGATTTTGTTAGAAAGTTAAATTAGTTTTTTCTTTGACTTTTTAAGCTATAAATGATATCTTAAATAAAAGCGATGAGGTTCGCTTTTGTTATCCCTGCAGGGATTGATAACCTCTACGTGAAAGTAGAGGTTTTATTTTATAAGATAAAATGGAAACAAAACATATAGCTTTTTTCAATCTTCTGGAAGCCCTAAAAGAGAATTGTCCCATCTGCTTCTTGCTAAGAAAAAACATAGATAAATCTATGCGTGATTTTTTATATGAAAGGGTAAACGATTCTCTATTGAGACAGAAACTAAGAAGATCATTGGGTTTCTGTAATCGTCATGCCTGGCAACTACAGAAAATAGGGAGTAGTTCAGGGCAGGCGATTATTTACCAAGACCTTTTAGAATTAATCTTAGGAAAAATAAAAATAGATAGTCGGAAATTAGTAGAGAGAAAGGAATTATGCTTATTTTGTAAAGAAGAAAATGATACTCTCGAGCATTATACACAGATATTCTGGAGAAATTTTAATGAGCCTGAATTTATTTCTCAATATAAAAAGTCATTTGGAGTTTGTTTCCCTCACTTAACTTTATTGATTAAGAAGAATAAAAATTCAAAACAGATTGCAGAGCTATTATCTTTAGAACGAGAAAAAATATCAGAATTAAACAGGAATTTAAAGGAGTTTATAAGAAAATGCGATTGGCGTTTTTCTAAGGAAGAGCTTGGTAAAGAGAAGGACGCTTGGATTAAGGCAATTGAAAAAATAACCGGTAAAGAAGGAATCTTTTTATAGTTTGAACTTTATGGCGATTTTGCATATAATACCGCTAAGCAATATATCCATAATCCGTAAAAGGTAAATAACAAACACAACAAACCAACGGATTTAGAAAAATAAACAGAAATAACTATTAAAAGGAAGGAGGTTTTATGTCAAACTTTAATTTTTTGTTAATTGCTCCTTTGGGGTCAATTTTAGCCCTTATCTTTGCGGGATTTTTGGCTTGGAAGGTTTTAAGACAAGACCGCGGAACAGAGAAAATGCGTGAAATTGCAGATGCGGTTAAAGAAGGGGCCCGAGCTTACTTGAGAAGACAATATTCGGTGGTTTCCTTATTCTTTGTGATAGTTTTTTTTGTCTTACTCTGGTTAAGTTTAAAAGGATACTTGGTAATTTTTGTCCCTTTTGCTTTTCTGAGCGGAGGTTTTTTTTCTGGCTTGGCAGGATATATCGGAATGAGTATGGCCACCAGTTCCATTGACAGGACCGCTAACGCCGCACGAACAAGCTTAAACAGTGCTTTGAGAGTGGCTTTCTCAGGTGGAGCAATAATGGGCTTTGTTGTTGTAGGACTGGGGCTTTTAGACTTAAGTATTTGGTATTGGTTACTAAACTGGTATTATTCCACTCATCCCTTGCCAGGGGGAATGGATAAAATTGCCGCAATTACTTCTACCATGCTTTGTTTTGGGATGGGTGCAAGTTCTCAGGCACTTTTTGCACGTGTTGGAGGAGGAATTTTCACCAAAGCAGCAGACGTCGGAGCAGACCTTGTAGGAAAAATGGAAGCAGGAATACCTGAAGATGACCCTCGAAATCCAGCAGTAATTGCGGATAATGTAGGAGACAATGTGGGAGATGTGGCAGGAATGGGAGCAGACCTCTATGAGTCCTATGTAGGTTCAATTGTAGCCACTATGGCTCTGGCTGTTTCTGCAAATTTGGGAATAAAAGGCGTAACTATTCCCCTAGTGATGGCAGGAGTAGGTGTGATTGCCTCTATGCTGGGAACATTTTTTGTAAGAGCTGGAGAAAAAGCAGAGCAAGGAGTATTGCTTAAAGCGTTACGTAAAGGAATTTTTTCCAGTGCAGTTTTAATCGCCATTTTTTCCTATTTTGTAATAAAGATTCTACTTGGAAATGAGCTTATCGGCGTATACGGAGCAGTTCTTTCCGGACTTTTGGGAGGAATTTTCTTGGGACTTTCCACAGAATTCTTTACGTCCGATAAATATCCACCAACGCGGTTTGTTTCTCGCACTGCATTAACCGGTCCGGCTACCGTAATTATTGGTGGTCTATCGGTGGGAATGCTTTCTACCACAATTCCTGTGGTTATTGTAGCAATAGCCATTTTAGCAAGTTTCTATTTTGCTGGAGGAGCACATAATTTTAATTTGGGGCTTTATGGAATAGGAATCTCTGCTGTGGGTATGCTTTCTACTTTAGGAATAACTTTAGCCAGCGATGCATATGGCCCAATTGCCGATAACGCTGGAGGCAATGCACAAATGGCTGGCTTGGGAGAAGAGGTAAGAAAACGCACCGATGCCCTTGATGCGTTGGGAAATACTACCGCGGCTACGGGGAAAGGATTCGCTATTGGTTCTGCCGCTTTAACCGCTTTGGCTTTAATTGTTGCTTATAAAGAGCGAATTGAATGTTTAGGAAAATCCCTAGACTTAAATTTCTTAAATCCGCGTCTTGTAGGAGGTATTTTTGTAGGAGGAATGCTTCCCTTCTTCTTCTGCTCTTTAACGATGGGAGCGGTAGGAAGAGCAGCAGGTAAAGTTGTAGAAGAAGTAAGGAGGCAATTTCGGGAGATAAAAGGTTTGGTAGAAGGAAGAGCAAAAGCAGAGTATGGTAGATGCGTAAGCATTGTCACCGCCGGTGCCCAGCGGGAAATGATTTTGCCATCTCTATTGGCCATAATATCTCCTCTTTTAGTAGGTATCTTTATGGGATTGGAAGCAGAAGTAGGACTATTAATGGGCGCACTTGTTTCTGGTTTTGTTTTAGCGGTAATGATGGCAAATACCGGTTGTACCTGGGATAACGCAAAGAAATATATCGAGGCAGGTAATTTAGGAGGAAAAGGCTCCTTGGCTCATAAGGCCAGTATAGTAGGAGACACTGTGGGGGATCCCTTTAAAGATACTTCAGGACCATCATTGAATATTCTCATAAAACTCATGTCGATGGTCTCTATCGTTTTTGCTTCATTCATAATTACCAACACAATGTGTAAATAAACTCTAAATAAGATTTAAAACCTTTCCAGTTTCATTTTGGTTTTAGAGTTTATGGTTTTTAGATAGTATAGTAGCCGAGCTTCTTTAAGATAAGGGGATTTTCTTGCCAGTTTCTCTCCACTTTAACATGTAGGTCTAAGAATACTTTCTTCTCTAAAATAAGTTCTATTTCTTTCCTTGACAGCTCCCCAATTTTCTTAATCATCTGTCCATTTCTTCCAATAACAATTCCTTTTTGCGAATCTCTTTCCACTAAAATAATTGCCTTGATATAAATGATATTCTCCTTACGTGTCACAATGTCTTCTACCAGAACCGCAGTAGAGTAGGGAAGTTCATCTTTTAAAATATTGAGAATCTTTTCGCGAATAATTTCTGAGATGTTTAATTTAAGAGGAAAATCAGAAAGCATGTCCATGGGATAGAATGGAGGACTTTCGGGAAGTAGAGAGAATATTATATCTAAAAGTTCCGCAACATTTTTACCTTCCAAGGCGGATAAAGGAATGTAATATCTAAGAATGTTTTTTTCGTTCCCTATATTTTCCTGCCAAAGTTTTATGTATTCATTAACAAAACCTGTTCCTTTATCCTGCTTATTGAGCACCATAATAACCGGTTTATTTATATTTTTCAAGTTGTTTATAATATTCTTTTCTTCTTCACCTGGTGGACGAGTTAAATCCACAACATATAAAATAAGGTCGCAGTCGGTTTTTGCCCTTAAGGCAGTAGTATTTAAATATTTTCCCAATTCACTTTTAGGAATATGCAAACCCGGGGTATCTACAAAGACAATTTGACCTCTTTCTTCATTGAGAATGCCTCGGATCTGAAATCGAGTGGTTTGTGGTTTCGAAGAAGTAATGCTTACTTTCTCCTTTAAAATATTATTGAGAAGAGTAGACTTTCCTACATTTGGTCTTCCGATAATTGCTACAAATCCACATTTTTTATCCATGTTTTAAATATAACAGTTTTGAGATAGATATTCAATATCAATATAAATTATACCAAATACTTATGCTGTTATTATGTTTTTCGTTGACAGATATCTCAATTTTTGCTATATTTAGTTACATTAATATTTAATTAACTTAAGTATAACAATTATTCCTATGTCAATTAACCAATTTAGCAAGAAAATGGTGATTATCTTGCCCAAGGTAATGAGATTAATGACCAAAAGGCAATCTAATGAATTATTTAAAGGAAAAATTACCTTACCACAGTTTATAGTTATGGAGTTTTTATATAGAGAGGGACCTGCTATGATGTCAAAAATAGCAGAAATTCTATCGGTAAGTGCACCTGCGGCAACAGGGATTGTGGATAAGTTAGTCAGAGATGCATATTTAATACGGGAAAGCGCACCGGAAAGCAGAAGAATCATATTGATAAAGCTTACTAAAAAAGGCAAGAAATTGGTTGAAAGAACAGTTAAACAAAGGCAAATCTTAATCAAGGATATTTTTGGTAAACTTGAAGAAAAAGAACGCCAGCAATATTTATACATCTTGAATAAAATTTATAAGGTTCTTCAGAATAATCACAAAGGCACAGTATGAGAAAATTTATTTTATTTATCTATCTGATAGGCATTTCTTTATCCTGGGCAAAAGAACCTATAAAGCTTACCCTTGAGGAAGCAATAACTATTGCCTTGCGGGATAATCGGGAGATTCTTATTAAAGAGGAAGATTTGAAGAAGGCAAAAGAGAAATTAAGAGAAGCAAGGGCAGGAATTTTCCCCAAAATCAGTTTAGGAAGTTCAATATCGGAGACACTCGATTATTACGATAAAAATACTACCAATTTCTCTAACCAGCTATCTCTAAAACAATCTCTTTACACCGGCGGTAAAACTTTAGGTAATATTAAAGAGACTAAATATAGAATAGAAATGAATCAGGCTTCACTCAATAAAACTATTTTAGAAACAGTTTATACTGTTAAAAAGGCATTTTTTACTCTCCTCTTAGCGGGAGAATATGCTAAACTAAATGAATTAATTCTTGCAAATACCAAAAATCATTTTAAGGTCGTTAGCGAACGCTATAATAACGGCCAAGCATCTGAATCAGAGCTTATTAAATTACAACAGGCGATGGCAAGTGTAGAGCACATTTTTCTTACATCTCTTAATCAAATAGAAGGGGCAAAAATGAACTTGAGAAATTTACTTAATTTGGAAAAAAGCATAGATATCGAACCTGAAGGCAAATTCATCTATGAGCCGAAAGAGATAGCTTTTGATGAAGTTTATATTAAAGCACTTAAAGAAAGACCTGAATTATCGTTCTACGAAGCACAAGAAAAAATAGATAAATTACAAAAAGAAACTGCCAGAGCAGAAATCCTTCCTAGCGTATATGCCTCATGGGACTATTATATTAATCGTTCTAATGCTCCGCAAGCGATTTCAAAAGATTGGGAAAGTCATCAGACCATTGGGATTGTCTTAACCTGGCCAATATTTGACGGTTTTGCTACTCAGGCAAAAATAAGTCAGGCAGAAATTGATTTAAAAGAAACTCAACTGCTTAAAGAAAAGACCATTATGGATATAGCCTCAGAATTAAAAGATGCTTATTTAGAGTTAAATAACGCTCTTACAAAATTAAAGGCAAAAGATACAGAAATAAAATTCTACGAAGATAATCTACGCATAATTAACGATAAGTATAAAATGGGGATTGCAAGCAGTTTGGATTTAGAAGATGCAAAATTGGGATTTGAAATCTCTAATTTTAATCTTAAAGAAGCAATCTATGACTATCTACTTGCAAAAGCAAGAATGGAGAGGGCAATAGGGGAGATAAAATGAGAATCCGAAATGTTGTTCTAGCCTTTTGTGGATTTTTAATGCTCAGTGGTTGTCAGAAGAAATTAGAAGTAAAGAAAGAGGTTCTTCCAGAAACAATTCCTGTAAGGGTAATTAGGATAAAACCAAGAGACCTATTAGAGACTATAGAGTACGTTGGGGATATCAAAGCCAAGGATGAAGTTTTAGTTTATCCCAAAGTAACAGGAAAAGTTATCGAAAAGGTAAAAGAGGACGGTAGTTTTGTAACGAAAGGAGAAACAATATTATATATTGACCGCGATGAAGTAGGATTTAAGTTCGAAAAGGCACCTGTAGAAAGTCCTTTGAATGGAGTAATCGGAAGGGTTTATGTAGATTTAGGAGAAAACGTTGGTCCTCAGACTCCGGTTGCTAAAGTCCTAGATTTAGATAAGGTAAAAATTAAATTAGAAATACCCGAGAAGCATCTTCCCCGCATCTCTTTAGGTCAAAGAGCAAAAATATATGTAGATGCCTATCCCGCCCAAGAATTTAGTGGAGAAATAACTAAAATCAGTCCGGTATTAGATAGTGATACTCGAACGTTTCCTATTGAAATAACTGTAGCCAATCTCAAACATCTTCTTAAATCTGGTCTCTTTGCTCGTGTAAGTCTAATCATTTCGGAGCATAAAAATGTTCCGGTTATTCTAAGAGAAGCAATTATCGGTAAAGAACCCGATTTATATGTTTTCACAGTAGAGGAAAATAAAGCGTTTTTAAAGAAAATTAAATTAGGAATCCGCCAAGGTCAGTATTATGAGGTCATTGAAGGGTTAAAAGAAGGCGATTTAGTAGTAGTTATGGGACAACAAAGATTGTATGAGGGAGTAGAAGTAACAGTCGAGGAAAATAGTGATTGAGTTAAAAATTATAATATCAAAAGTCTAGAAAGTCTTTAAACATGAAATTACCTGAATTTGGAGTTAAAAGACCGGTTACAAACTTAATGATTTTTGCAGGAATAATTATTCTGGCAATCTACAGCTTATCACGTTTGGGAGTAGACCAGATGCCGGAGATTGAACCGCCAGTAATTAGTGTAATTTCTGCTTATCCGGGGGCAAGTCCTGAGGATGTAGAAATAAAAGTAACTGAACCTTTAGAAAATCAACTGGCTACAACCCCAGGAATAGAAAAAATCACTTCCATTTCTGCAGAAGGAGTTTCTGTAATTACTCTTAAATTTGCCTGGGGAACTAATCTTGATAACGCTTCAAATGACATTCGCGACCGTATTGAATTAGCGAAACGTTCCCTACCGGATATACCAGACGAGATGGAAAACCCTTTTATCTTTAAGTTCAATACTGCAATGATGCCTATTCTGTTTGTAGGAATTACCGCTCAGCAAAATTATGCTGAACTTTTTGATTTAATCGATAAACAGATTGCTGACCCCATTAGGCAAATTCCGGGTATAGGAACGGTACAATTATTTGGAGGTTTGGAAAGACAGATTAATGTCTGGATAGATAGAGGTCGTTTAGAAGGATATGGGTTTTCTATTTTGCATATTTTAGATGCATTAAGGAAGGAAAACATAACTCAACCCGTAGGAAATTTAAAATCAGGTTTAACCAGTTATCTCGTAAGACTCCCCGGAGAATTTTCTTCTCCCGAGGAGTTAAACTCTGTAATTTTAGGAAAAAGGGGAAATAGAACAATATACTTAAGAGATGTGGCAAGAGTGGAAGACAGCTTTAAAGAAATAACCCTTGAGGCAAGAATAAATAAGAATCGGGGTATGATGATGATGGTCCAGAAACAAACAGGGACCAACACTGTAGAAGTGGCGAAGAGGGCGAAAAATCTCTTGAGCGAATTAGAAAAGAAATTGCCTAAGGATATAAAGATAAATACGGTTTTTGACAGTTCTCAGGATATCATAAATTCTCTAAATTCCCTAAAAAGTTCTCTTTTGAGGGGCATATTTTTTGTAATTTTGGTAGTCTGGTTTTTTTTAAGACAGTTCAGAACCAGTTTGATTATTGCTTTGACTATTCCCTTCTCCTTACTAATTTCTTTCATCTATCTTTTTTTGCAGGGAAGAACTATCAATATCATAAGTCTATCTTCCTTAGCTATTGCTTCTGGGATGGTAGTGGATAACGCCATTGTGGTTGTGGACAATATTTGGAGACATATAGAAAGAGGTGAACGTTTGCGTGAGGCAGCAATTTTTGGTACCCAGGAAATGTTTCTGGCAATCATTGCTTCCACCTTTACTACCATCGCCGTATTTTTACCTTTCTTTTTTATACGCGGAATAATCGGAATTATGTTTGGGGAATTGGCAATGGTGGTTACTATAACTTTATTTGCCTCGCTGTTTACTGCTTCTACCTTTAGCCCCATGTTATGTTCAAAATTATTAAAAGAAAAACAAACAACCGGAACACAAAAGAAAGGGTTAAGTAAACTCTACGAATTCTCAGAGAAAGGCCTCAAATCTTTAGAAAATTTATATTCTCAAATACTTTTATCAAGTCTCAGACATAAAAAATTAATTATTTTTTGTTTCTCTTTCTTATTCATTTCAAGCCTTTTTCTTCTGCGCTTTTTAGGTAATGAATTCATCCCTGAACAGGACACAGGAGATGTGCGGGCTACCATTCGTCTTCCACTAGGCACACGTTTTGAGGAAACAAGAAAAATTGCTTTAAGGATAGAAGAAATCTTAGAAAAAAATGTCCCCGAAAAAAGAGTTATGTTTGTAAGACCAGGAACAACCACGAGTATGGGGAGAGCTTTTAGAGCGTCGGGGGAATCAGGAGAAAATATAATCGTTGCCGGAGCAAAACTCGTTCCCAAAACAGAAAGAACACGCTCGGTTTTTGAAATTGGACAGGTTTTGAGAAAAGAAATTGGTAAAATCCCCGGCGTGTTAAGAATAGATATTTCTACTGGTAATCCCATGGGAAGAATGATTACCGGAATGGGGGGAAAGGCAATTCAGGTAGAAATTGTAGGACACTCTTTTGAAACGACAAATACCTTAGCGGAGAAATTGAAAAATATAATTGAGAAAATTCCCGGAGCAGTGGATATCAGTATTTCGCGTGAAATAAGCCAACCTGAATTGAGGATTGCCGTAGATAGAGAAAAAGCCTCTATTTTAGGTTTAAATATGCAGACGATTGCTTCTTCGTTAAAGGCTTACATTGAAGGTTCTACTGCAACAAAGTATCGCGAAAAGGGTGAGACTTACGATATCTATGTGAGATTGGAAGAAGCTTCACGCACAAAGATAGAAGACATTGAGAATCTATCTGTTGTTGCTCCTCTAACCGGAAACCTCGTAAAGCTGGCTAATTTTGCAAAGGTTTACGAAACCACAGGACCTGTAGATATTGAAAGAACCAACCGAGAGAGGGTAGTAAAAGTTGAATGTAACGTCTTTGGAAGACCAGTAGGAAAGGTTAGGGAAGATATCGAACAAAACTTGAAACAGTTGGTTATACCTTCAGATATAAGAATTAACTTTGGAGGAGAAGCTGAGGAGCAGATGAAGGCCTTTAAAGATTTAACAATTCTGCTAATCTTAGGCATTATTCTTGTCTATATGATTATGGCGGGACAATTTGAGTCTCTCCTCGATCCCTTTGTAGTAATGTTTAGTGTTCCTTTTACTTTCTCGGGGGTGTTCTTAGGGCTTTTTCTTACCAAAACAACCCTTAATGTTATTTCCTTCATGGGTATAATAATGCTTATGGGAATAGTAGTAAATAATGCTATAGTTTTAATCAGTTATATAAATATATTGCGCGCCAGGGGACTGGTTATGTATGAAGCAGTAGCGCAAGCAGGAAAAGAAAGATTAAGGCCAGTGTTTATGACTACTTTTACTACGCTGGCTGGTCTTTTTCCTATGGCTTTTCTAAAAGGAGAAGGTTCAGAAGTATGGCAACCTCTGGGTATAACCATGATTAGCGGATTAACTGTTTCCACTTTTATCACCCTTATTTTTGTACCTACACTCTATACAGCCCTAGAAACGAGGGTTAAGCAAAGGAGAGAAAGGCGCTTATGAAAATGGTAATGATTGTCTATAATGAAGCAATAGAGGAAATGGTGATGGAAATTATGGTAAAATGTGGCTTAAAAAATTACACAAAAATTGCCGGGGTATATGGAAAGGGAACATCTTCAGGAACGCACTTAGGAAACGATATCTGGCCAGGAAGAAATAATCTTTTATACGTCGCCTGTGAAGAAAAAGAAAAGAATGAAATGGTTTGTTGCATTAAAGAATTGAGAAAGAGATTTGGATACGAAGGGGTAAAGGCATTTGTTCTTCCGGTAGAGGAAATAACTTAAAATGATTCTTATAAAACTATTTTTTACTTTTCTTAAAATTGGACTATTTACTATTGGAAGTGGCTATTCAATGCTTGTGCTTGCGCAGAAATATATAGTAGACACCTACCAATGGTTGACGATGGAGGAATTTACAGACTTAGTGGCTATTGCCGAATTAACCCCCGGCCCAATTATCATAAATTTAGCTACCTTTGTAGGAACAAGGGTTGCCGGGTTGAAAGGAGCCATTCTTTCCACCGTCGGACTTATTATCATCCCTTTTGGATTTTTATTTATTATTGCCAGCAAGTATTTACAGCTTAAAAACTTTCCTTTTATGCAAAATTTTCTTAATGTCATTAGGCCCATTGCCATAGCGCTTATTACCATTGCCATCATAAATCTTTTTAAAACATCAATTACCAACCTCAAAACTTTCTTAATTGCAATCATAGCGATTGTCCTCTTGCAATTTTTTAAAGTTAATCCTATATTTATAGTAATTGGAGGATTAATTATTTCCCTTATTTTTAAAGTATGAGGATACTAACACGCCTACTCTTGAAATTATTTGTAAAAGATTACGGAGATTTTCATAATCCGGGAGTAAGGGCAAAATATGGCTATCTGGAATCAGTAACGAGTATCATCGTTAATCTAATTCTTTCGCTGGCCAAATTCTTACTTGGTATCCTTTCTAACAGTATCGCCCTTATCGCCGATTCTTTCCATACCTTTTCCGATGTGATCACCTCGGTTATTGTATGGGTAGGATTCAAAGCTTCGCAACGCCCTGCAGATAGTGAACACCCTTTTGGTCATGGGAGAATAGAATTTATTTCTACCTTAATCATCGGAGTTTTACTGTTATTTGCAGGATTTAATTTCTTAAAAGACTCTTTCCTGCGTATATTAAATCCCCAAGCAGTAAAAGCAGGCCTTGGAACCATTATTTTTCTTGTTATTTCTGCGTATCTAAAAGAAGAATTGGCAGTATTTGCTACAGAATTAGGGGAGAAGATAAAAGGTGATTCCTTACTTGCTGATGCCTGGCATCATCGCACTGATGCCATCGCTTCTTTATTGATAATTTTATCGATCATCGCCTCAAAATTTGGTTACTTCATTGTTGACGCTTTTTTAGGGTTAATAATCTCTTTAGTAATAATTTGGCTGGGAATAAAATTTGTTCATAAATCTTCAAATAAATTAATAGGTCATGCTCCCAATAAAGAAATTTTATATAAAATTCAAAGTGAGGCATATAAAATTAAAGGGGTAAAGAACATCCATGACATAGAGATTCATGAATATGGAGAAGAATTAAGAATATCCTTACATATCAAAGTAAAATCCCGACTCCGTGTAGACTCTGCCCACCAAATAGCAGAAGCAGTAGAGCAAAGGTTGAAAGAGAACTTGGGAATTTCTGCAGTAGTCCACGTCGACCCCCTATAATCGTAAGTTAGAGTAGACATTCTTCCTTAAATTTTTTGATTTCTTTTTTTATCTTATAATGCTATAATTAATGTTCAAAAAAAGGACAGTTATGGAAAATATATTCCGTTTCTTCAAATGGTTATACCCCGGCATGCGGATTAAGCGCTGGATATTTCTCTGTGCCTTGGGTATATTCTGCGTGAGTATTGGTTCGGCAAAGGTTGTCTCCCAGAGAGACCCGTTGTTTATCCTTAGCGGTTCTTTACTGCTTTTATTGGGAATAATTTTATTAACGTTAGGTATAAAATATATGGTTAAATCATTTATCAATATAATATTGCCTGAAAAAGATAAAGAATTGGTAGATATTGTATATCAGAAAAG contains these protein-coding regions:
- the ispH gene encoding 4-hydroxy-3-methylbut-2-enyl diphosphate reductase, translating into MKVNLAKSAGFCFGVKRAIEIAKKVASNNKKVFIFGEIVHNEQVSQKLYKLGIRKLERLKNGKEKILLIRAHGVGKNILKRAREEGYKIVDATCPMVKEIHKIAKEEEKRERKIIVVGDKNHDEVLGIIGQLKTAPIVIDPKEKIGIRKIRKINRASVVVQSTQDIEQIEKIRGIMEKYIKDLKFFNTVCKPTRIKQEEIKTLPRENDLVLIIGSSTSANTKRLYEIAKKINKNTFWINNKKDIKPEWFQGINSIGVTAGASTPEETIREVVDFVRKLN
- a CDS encoding DUF6062 family protein; translated protein: METKHIAFFNLLEALKENCPICFLLRKNIDKSMRDFLYERVNDSLLRQKLRRSLGFCNRHAWQLQKIGSSSGQAIIYQDLLELILGKIKIDSRKLVERKELCLFCKEENDTLEHYTQIFWRNFNEPEFISQYKKSFGVCFPHLTLLIKKNKNSKQIAELLSLEREKISELNRNLKEFIRKCDWRFSKEELGKEKDAWIKAIEKITGKEGIFL
- a CDS encoding sodium-translocating pyrophosphatase gives rise to the protein MSNFNFLLIAPLGSILALIFAGFLAWKVLRQDRGTEKMREIADAVKEGARAYLRRQYSVVSLFFVIVFFVLLWLSLKGYLVIFVPFAFLSGGFFSGLAGYIGMSMATSSIDRTANAARTSLNSALRVAFSGGAIMGFVVVGLGLLDLSIWYWLLNWYYSTHPLPGGMDKIAAITSTMLCFGMGASSQALFARVGGGIFTKAADVGADLVGKMEAGIPEDDPRNPAVIADNVGDNVGDVAGMGADLYESYVGSIVATMALAVSANLGIKGVTIPLVMAGVGVIASMLGTFFVRAGEKAEQGVLLKALRKGIFSSAVLIAIFSYFVIKILLGNELIGVYGAVLSGLLGGIFLGLSTEFFTSDKYPPTRFVSRTALTGPATVIIGGLSVGMLSTTIPVVIVAIAILASFYFAGGAHNFNLGLYGIGISAVGMLSTLGITLASDAYGPIADNAGGNAQMAGLGEEVRKRTDALDALGNTTAATGKGFAIGSAALTALALIVAYKERIECLGKSLDLNFLNPRLVGGIFVGGMLPFFFCSLTMGAVGRAAGKVVEEVRRQFREIKGLVEGRAKAEYGRCVSIVTAGAQREMILPSLLAIISPLLVGIFMGLEAEVGLLMGALVSGFVLAVMMANTGCTWDNAKKYIEAGNLGGKGSLAHKASIVGDTVGDPFKDTSGPSLNILIKLMSMVSIVFASFIITNTMCK
- the era gene encoding GTPase Era → MDKKCGFVAIIGRPNVGKSTLLNNILKEKVSITSSKPQTTRFQIRGILNEERGQIVFVDTPGLHIPKSELGKYLNTTALRAKTDCDLILYVVDLTRPPGEEEKNIINNLKNINKPVIMVLNKQDKGTGFVNEYIKLWQENIGNEKNILRYYIPLSALEGKNVAELLDIIFSLLPESPPFYPMDMLSDFPLKLNISEIIREKILNILKDELPYSTAVLVEDIVTRKENIIYIKAIILVERDSQKGIVIGRNGQMIKKIGELSRKEIELILEKKVFLDLHVKVERNWQENPLILKKLGYYTI
- a CDS encoding MarR family transcriptional regulator; the encoded protein is MSINQFSKKMVIILPKVMRLMTKRQSNELFKGKITLPQFIVMEFLYREGPAMMSKIAEILSVSAPAATGIVDKLVRDAYLIRESAPESRRIILIKLTKKGKKLVERTVKQRQILIKDIFGKLEEKERQQYLYILNKIYKVLQNNHKGTV
- a CDS encoding TolC family protein; this encodes MRKFILFIYLIGISLSWAKEPIKLTLEEAITIALRDNREILIKEEDLKKAKEKLREARAGIFPKISLGSSISETLDYYDKNTTNFSNQLSLKQSLYTGGKTLGNIKETKYRIEMNQASLNKTILETVYTVKKAFFTLLLAGEYAKLNELILANTKNHFKVVSERYNNGQASESELIKLQQAMASVEHIFLTSLNQIEGAKMNLRNLLNLEKSIDIEPEGKFIYEPKEIAFDEVYIKALKERPELSFYEAQEKIDKLQKETARAEILPSVYASWDYYINRSNAPQAISKDWESHQTIGIVLTWPIFDGFATQAKISQAEIDLKETQLLKEKTIMDIASELKDAYLELNNALTKLKAKDTEIKFYEDNLRIINDKYKMGIASSLDLEDAKLGFEISNFNLKEAIYDYLLAKARMERAIGEIK
- a CDS encoding efflux RND transporter periplasmic adaptor subunit; this translates as MRIRNVVLAFCGFLMLSGCQKKLEVKKEVLPETIPVRVIRIKPRDLLETIEYVGDIKAKDEVLVYPKVTGKVIEKVKEDGSFVTKGETILYIDRDEVGFKFEKAPVESPLNGVIGRVYVDLGENVGPQTPVAKVLDLDKVKIKLEIPEKHLPRISLGQRAKIYVDAYPAQEFSGEITKISPVLDSDTRTFPIEITVANLKHLLKSGLFARVSLIISEHKNVPVILREAIIGKEPDLYVFTVEENKAFLKKIKLGIRQGQYYEVIEGLKEGDLVVVMGQQRLYEGVEVTVEENSD